CCAAGTCTTCATGCTCGATCACGAGATGGTCGCCTACGAAGGCGAACCCGAACCTCTGGAGGAGGCCGAGGAGTATGGTCTGGTGACCTGCTATTCTCCGAGCTTCGAGCAGTTCCTCGCCGATCTTCGGATTGAGGAGGATTGAAAGCGGGCCCGCGCAACAGTCTCTGCGAGCTTCGGCCACCGCTTAACCGGCGGTTGAAGTGGAAGTTATGGGCAGACGATCGAGAAGGCGTGATCGGGTCCATTCTTCTGGGCTGGCAAACCACGCCCACTAACCAGAATTGGATCCGCTCTAGGAGGCTGGACGATCAAAAGACGAAAACCTAAAAGAGATTAAGCCCAAACCCGCCTCTTGAACGAGGAGAAAAAATGAAACGCATCGAGATGGAGGTGAGCGGCGGCTGCCAGTGCGGTGCCGTGCGCTACCACGCGACCGCTATGCATGACAATTCGCATCTCTGCCATTGCCGCATGTGCCAGAAGGCCTCGGGCAACATCTTTGCCGCGCTCGTCGCCGCGCCCGATGATGCGCTCAGCTGGACACGCGGTAAGCCGAGCGTCTGGAAGAGCTCGGAGCTTGTCGAGCGCGGCTTCTGCGCCAATTGCGGCACGCCGTTGTTCTTCCACCACCTCGAAAACGGTCGCACCAACCTAATGATCGGTTCGCTTGACGACCCGCACGCCTTCTCGCCGCTTGCCAATACCTGCACCGAGAACATGGTGGCATGGTTCGATACGATCACGGGCATAGAAAATACCGGTACGACCGAAAACAACGGCGCCGACTGGGCCGCGGCCATCAAGGAGAGCAGCAACCAGCACCCCGATCACGATACCACCTCATGGGCGGTGA
The Rhizobium leguminosarum DNA segment above includes these coding regions:
- a CDS encoding GFA family protein, which encodes MKRIEMEVSGGCQCGAVRYHATAMHDNSHLCHCRMCQKASGNIFAALVAAPDDALSWTRGKPSVWKSSELVERGFCANCGTPLFFHHLENGRTNLMIGSLDDPHAFSPLANTCTENMVAWFDTITGIENTGTTENNGADWAAAIKESSNQHPDHDTTSWAVRGRDG